CAATCGCAGTCATATGATTTACTGTTATGTTAAGATTAATTTTCTCAAGTGCGTAAGAAAACTGATTTTGATCATATCGAAAGCTTACATTTTTAAATTCAAGCCCTTCTTCAATAAAGATCGGCGTTACATTCCTATAATATTCGTCATTAATTTCCTTTTCAGTTTTACACTCATTTTGTAGATCTAAAATATTTTTAAATGAAGGGATTAATGTTCCTAATTGTTCTAAATTTGATTGAATACTACTTACCCTTGGCCACAATCTTGAAAAAATAACCAAAATAAGCATCAATTCTGCTGACTGAGCTTGAAACATCTTTATTGAAATAAAAACAAACCCTGCAATTAAAAAACTAGATACAACTTTAGAAATAAATTTAGAAGTGGTATTCACTTTAACTAATTCCATTACATTTTGCTCAATTTCTATACCAATAGTATGAACCCAGTTGAAATGATTTTGCTCTAATGAATTACTTTTTATTTCCTTAATTCCATTAAAATGATCAGTTATTCCTGCTAAATATTGTTTTGATAACTCTACTGATTTATTTCCAATAGTCTTAGATTTTGAAATAAATGTCCGTGAAAAGATAATTAGTGCTAATCCAAATATTAAAACAGCAATGGTCATTTCAAACGAAAGCCAAAATGCAATACCAATTTGTATGAACGTAAATACTAGAGAAGAAATAAATTGAAGACACAAAAAAGTTCCTCCAGCTACACGTGATAATTCAGTTGTCATAGAATTAATTAGATCCGACTTCCTCTTTTGTAAAAAAAACTTCCAATTAGCTTGTATTAAAGCCTTATATAATTCATCCCTTAAATAACGCATATATTCTTGTTGAATTTTTCCATTTAGGATCATTTGATTTCGTTGAAAAAGAGCATGGCCAATCATTAATAATACATATATTGTTAAAATAATAAACAAACTTATATTTTCGGGGATTCCTTTAAAAATATGATAGATATCTGAAATGGGGGAATCCTCTTCTATTGGAATATTTATGATACCTGAAAGCCTTATCAAAGGAATCAACAAAAAAATACCTATACCTTCGGATATACTAATTAACATCATTCCAAAAAGGTTTAAATATAAAATTTTACCCGAAAAAGAGTGTATTTGCTTTGTAAAGTAGATAATATTTCTCATTTCTACAAACTCCTTTGACTATACATACTTCTTTGTTTTTCTCCAGGCCCATAAAAAAGGACGTAATGGAAAATATAATAAATGTAACTGTTTTGGTAACGGTAGCACTTCTGCGTCTTCAGGATAAGGGAATAAAAAACTTGAGATGAAAAGCAACTTTTGCTGTTTAGACATTAATGAAAATAAATGACGTTTATGGTATATAGCAACATTCTCAGGGATAGGATCTGAGTGAAGATTTATCATATTTTCTAAGTAGAAAATAGCTTCTTGTGCTAACCTACTTGAATTTTTAACTGAGAGTAATGGCTTCATTTCATTAAGTAAAGGAGTATTTAAAAGTTGTGATGATAAAACTAAAGCTTGCCCACCTACTTGAAGGAATTGATTTTCTTTTAGTAATCTATAAACCTTTGTCCAATCAAGTTTTTGTTGTGAAATAAAATGTATATCTAATAACCAACGTAATCGAGACCAGCCATGACGTGCACCATGAGCAACAAGAAATAAATAAAGATCCTCTTTGCCAAGAAAATAAACAGGATAACTAGTAAGAGAACTCTTCCTTCTACGATTCCATAAATCTATAAAGGTTGGTTCCTTAGAAGGACCTGGATTTAGTCTCCAATGAATTTCTATTTTTACGTTTTTTTCAGGATGAAAATATGTTGTATGATGATGTCTCCACTTCCAATCATTTAACACAGTTTCAATATAATCATCTTTTATATACCCTTGTTGAAAAAGAAGCTGCTCCGCTTTTTCCAGATCCTTAATAGGAATAAGTACATCAAGATCACTAGATGTACGTAGAGATATATCCCCATATAAATCTTTTGCAATAACAGGTCCTTTTAAAAATATGGATTGTATTCCACTTTCCATAAATAATTTACTTACTTCTTCCATTTCTCCACTCAACTGAAGCATTTTAAAGGTATTCATTTGAAAATAACTATTGAAAATGTTATAAATCCTATCTGGAATTAGCTTTTTATTTATTTTTTTCATTTTCGGATAAATAAACGAATAAATACGATGATGGAGGGCAATCTCTACAAAATTATCCCAATCAACATTAACAAACCATTCTTCACCAAAAGTATTCAGTTCTTCTGAAGATTTGCATTTCATAATTTCAATCTGAAGTTTTAATTCCTTAGGTAATTGCCCAAAATCAAGTTCACTAACGTTATGCATGGTGTTCTCCTTTTGATTCATTTATCCTATTGATTTAGCAAATTTACTTACAACAGTAAACTTCTTCATAACTTCTGCACCCGTTATAAAAAAAGGACCGCTTCGTAACCATGCATGCGCAATCATCTTTCCGTCTTCGTCCCTTGCAGTACCCAAATAAAGAGTGCTCTCAATTTGACGTCTTTCTAACATTTTCATACCTGCAATTGCTTTAACTAAACATTGGCTTTCCCAAAAGGTGTTTCGACTCATAATTTGTATGGCTTCAGAAATTTTTTTTAACTTTTCTTTATTTGATTCCTCGTAATTTAGAGTTGTTTCATTCATATGGTGTCCTAATGAAGGAGCAACTTTTGAAAATGGTATTAATTTTAAAATTCTGGCCCATCCCAAATAAAAATAAGCCTCAGTAAATAGAAGCCTTTTTTCCATATCTAGCCCAAAAAAAGTTTTTATCTTTTTCACTATATTCATACTAATTCCCCAACTTTTTATCGAGAATTTATTACAAGATTATTGTTCTTTTCCAATTTCTATTAATTGTTCCTTTAGTAATGACTCCAAAAATAATAGCACTTCTTCCTCACATTCATGCTGCTCTACATGATAATCAGACATTAATTTTTCAATCACTTTTTTAACAGGAGTTGGTTCCTCAATAAGGTCCCAAATTTCTCCGCCCATCTCTCCTAAATTGTAATATTTCCCATTTTTAACACTTAATATAACTTTTTCTTCGCCCATATCGCTAACAATTAATCCCTTTTTTTGAAAGATATTATTTACCAAATGAATATTTTGAGTTTTAATCATCCTTATTTCCCCTTTTTTAATTGTAATAATATTCTTTCCACTAACTGATAAGCAGTAAATCTTGAATTCGGTCTTTTTAATTGAAAGGTTTCAACCTGTTTAGCTATGCCTGTAATGGTGTTAAAATGCCAATCTGTTAAACCTAAACGGGCAATTAGTGTGTTTCGATAAGTGTTTAAATTTAACATTAGTAGTCTTTCAAGACCATTAATAGGATGTATTTCAATATTTTCACCTTCAGTCTTTACTAACTCAAAGATTCCTGAAAGTGGCAGTGACACTTTAGCAAATTTAGACCTTACTGGTATCGCATACTTTGTTTCTCTTTTGTATACATGACGATACTTACTTGACTCTTTTCCAAACTCATCTAAACTTTCTTGCCACAGCTTTTGTTGGGGATACGCAGGGAAAATAAATGGAATATTGTCGGAAGAAATTGAAACAGGAATTAAATCATCACTTATAAGTTCATATCCATTTTCCAAGAATGCTGAAGCCAGTGTTGATTTACCTACACCAGAATCTCCAATAAAAGCATATGCTTTCCCATCAACTGCAACAGCACTTCCATGTAACGGTAGAACTCTTCTCTGCATCAATATCGCACCCATACAAGTCCCTAATATATAGAGTCGAATTTCATCCTCATCAGAACCCATTAGAGGTGAGACGGTAATTTTTTTTCCTTCTTGTATATAAAAAGTTGCTACACTAGGAATCTGAAATATTAGCGAATTTCCAACCATCAAATATCTTTCTGGTTTAGCATCTAAATCATTCCATAATAGAGATAAATCACCTATCTCAATTACAACATCTGCGGTCTCTTTTTTCCCAATATATTGAGGTAATTCAGGCAGAGGATATTCACTAAAAACATTTAATCCAAATGCTTCATAATTTATTTTTTTCTGAACTTCTATCATTTTTCTCACTCCAAATAAATGACAACGTTGGTAAGAAAAGCCCTCATACCTTTTCTTACGTATAAGGGCCGTTAAACTTATTAACCTATAATTCAAAGATTAATTAACTAATTGGACCGTGAGTTGGAAATGTTTCATCACCCACAGTTCCGTCCTTTAGCATTTCTTTAACTTCTCCATCTACTGCAGTTCCACCCATTCCACTCATTGTCATACTTACATTTAACATTTCTAATGTTGGTTTCTTCCATTCTTTTTTCATTTAATCACCCCCCTTCATTCAAATAGACTTAATAAACCTATAAAAGATTAAACTCCTCATTAAGATTATTAATTCATAATCGATGGAATAATCCTCTTTTGACCTCGACTTAATCTTTTCCAAAGCAGAACTAATTACTTTTAAGTTCAAATAACCAAAGATATCAGGGTCATTTATGAGTTGTTCTAAATCTTTTATAAACAAATCCCAAGTAGGAATCATTCTGGGAACTACTTCTGCAGCTTGATATCCTCTAACACCATTAAATCTCACATTATCTGGAAGATACATGTTTGTTGCACGACGAATAAGTGATCTATCTAAACCAAAACGAACAAACTGTTCCTCTGGTACCGATAAACAATAACGAATAACGCGTAAATCATTTGTTGGGTCGCGCTCCAATAGGGAGCTACGCAATGATAACTTTGTAACAACTGCTCCATTTTTATCCCAATTATGGAGCTTATTAAAATAGTTTTCCCTAGTACTTTCATATGGGATTGATTGGGAATTTCCATAATAATCGATATTTTGTTCTAAAAGTTTTTCAAAAACATTTGTCCTATTAGCAAAATCAGAATCAATCATTAAAGGAAAAATATGATCATCCTTTTTTGAAGAATTTAGATCGAATGAATAAAATGCATTTTTTCCAATACTTGAAAATACTTTTATCTTTTTTATTTTCCTTACTTTACTGATCAAGTGGACTTCTCTATAAAGATGGATTAATCTCATTTTTTTTAATAGACTTGAGTAATACTCTAGAGCCCATCCCCATGAAATAGAATTATTTCCCCTTCGTCCATTTAACAGCACGTTTACTCCTGTCCTATGAGCTACTTCGTGAATGCCTTTCAACCAATATGAGTTTTCAAAAAATTTATAGGGCATCTCAAGTATTTCAAGCCAGTCATTAATCTCTGTATATGAACTTTTTCCTCTAAAATCCAAGTAATGATCATTAATATTTCCTACGTAATTAACTGTGGATTTAATTAATGGACTTTCATCAGCAATTCTTGATCCTGGTGTCCAAACTTTATCATCACTAAGTGGTACAAAACTAAATGTATGTAACTTTTTATTCTCCTTGTATAGCGCTTTTGCTGCAAAGCTAACTACAGATCCAGAATCCAACCCCCCGCTTAAATGGGCCCCTACCTGATGGTAGGTACGCAACCTTGAATTAACAGCAGTCTGAAATATTGAACGAAACGCCTCTTCATATTCTTCATTTGATTTTAGCTTTAATTGTTTCTCCATAGTAAAGGTACAATATCTTGTAAAAGATTCTCTTCCATCTAGTAATGATATTGAATGAGAAGGAGGAATTTGATAGATATTTTTATAAACAGTAGAAGAAGTATCTACAGTATCAAACATATCCTGTATTGCCAAAAACTCAGCAATCCATTGTTCATTAAGCTGTTTTTCTATATATGGTAATGAAAGCAATGGTTTCATCGTTGTACTAAAAGCAAATCTATTATTATCCCAAAAATAATATAGCGTTCTTGTTCCTGAAAAATCCCTAGCCCCGAACATTTTCTGCTCTCTCTCATCCCAAATCATAAATGCAAAGTCACCGACTAAGAATTTGGGTGAGTCTTCTCCCCACTTTAAATAGGAAAGTAGAATCAACTCGCTGTCAGTTATTAATTTCTGGTCAGTAGGTTTTACTTGCAGTTTTTCAAATAACTCCTCACGATTATCAATAATCGCATCCGCAGTAATCGCTACCCGGCGTTCTGGGTCATAATATGGAAGCAGTTCACCTATCGATTCAGGTGTAATCCACTGTGCATGGCATCCTAGAAACACATTATCCTTGTACCAAGTTTGCACATCATCAGCAGGGAACTTTTGCAATTCCTTCATCATGCGATTGCCATGTTCGTGTGGTACTGGTTCTCCATTTACATGATAAATACCGGTAATTGCACTCATAATTTCCTCCTGTGAATCGCTACGAATCAACTCATATTTTATAAAATCAAACGTTCATATATGTAATACTCTATCCTACATATAAAACAACCGTTCTCTTTAAAGAACAATCCAAACAAAAAAAATAGACAAATTACTATAACCTAATTTCAACATCTAATTTAAATTCCAATAATATGTATAATTATTATAATTACAATAAAATTAATTCTATATAAAGAACAACTAATAAAAATAAAATAACATCTATTCGATAGAGTGTCAATGAAATACAGGACTTTTAGACCGCAAGAAAAACCTACAAAAAACAGCAAAGACTGCCAAGAATTCTCGACAGTCTTTGCGATCAAAATTGAGAGATTGTATGTTCACCTTATTCCAACAGCCCATACTTCCGCTTAAATCTTGAAAGATTTTTGATCCAAACCTTTCCAAATATAATAATAAAAAACACATTGGAAACAGCATGCATGAAGTCAAAAAGCGCACTACTCGCATAATAAGTCAGCACCGTGTTCAAATTAATCTCATTTCCATATTGGGTTAAGGAAAGAATGCCCCAGATATTCATAATCCAGCCGAATAGAAATCCCCAGGCAATCCCAAAGATTATTTTTCCCCACAGTGTACTCATCCATTTAGTGTTTCTCAAACACCCCGCTGTGAAACCAACTAAGCCCCAGCACAGCATTTGCCATGGGGTCCATGGCCCTTGACCAAGAAACATATTGGATGCAAGCGCTGCGACAGCACCAATCATAAATCCACTTTCTGCACCAAACACTAGACCAGCCGTCATAATGACGAAGGTTGTTGGTTGAACACTTGGCAGACTGGCAAATGGAACACGTCCAACTGCGGCGACTGCCGCTAATACAGCAATTAAAACCAATTCCCGTACTTCAATTTTTCTATTTTCAAAACGAAGCAATAATAACAGAATTGCTGTTAACACCAATCCCATGCTGATGAAGAAATATCCGTTTCCCCACCAAATGGTTAATGCTAACAATCCGACTGCTACAATTGATAAGAAGAAACTAATTATTGCCCTCTTGCTGAACATAGCTGTACCGCCTCCTCAAGCGTCATAATACTCTGACCTGGAATTTGGTGAAACAGCCTTTGAATCATTGTGGTATAGAAAAAGTTTCCTTTAAAAAATTGACTTGGCGTCCCTTCGGAGGTAATTTGCCCTTGAAACATCATGCCGCATTTCGTTGCCTGTTTTGCGGCAAATTCAATGTCATGAGTCGACATAACAATCGTAACACCTTCCGACTTCAATGCTTGTAAAATCCCAGCCAAGTTTTCCTTGGAAATAGGATCCAGTCCCTTTGTTGGTTCATCCAAAAGGAGCACTTCTGGTCTTCTTAGCAATAAGCAGGCTAGGGCAGCCTTTTGGAGCTCGCCTCCACTCAAATCGTAAGGATGCTGATGTCTTAGATGGGCAATTCCAAGCGTATCTAGCAAGCGCTCAACTTCCCATTCATCGCCAATTCCCCATTGATTCATCGTATCCCGCAGTTCTTTCTCAACACTATCCTGAATGAAAAACAGCTTTGGATTTTGTGGTAAATAGCCGATTTTACGTGCCAATTCTTTGTTATGCCAAGATTTTAATGGTTTATCGTATAGAGCTACCTTCCCTTTGGTCGGCTTCAAAATTCCGCAAAGCATTTTTAACACGGTGGATTTACCTGACCCATTTCCACCAAGCAACGCATAGGTTTCACCTTTTTTTAATGTAAAATCTAAATCTCGTAAAACCCAGTCACTTTCTTTGTTGTAAAGGAAAGAAAGGTTTTTAACTCGGAATAAGTCTTCCTGCCGAGCTTCTAACGACTCAATAACTGACTTATTTTGAACAGAAACATTCTGTTGCTTAATCCACCGTTTACCTTCCTTCACCGTTAGCGGAGGCAAGTCACTCTTTTCGTCGGGCTCTAAACTCAAGCAGAATGCAGGAATACTTGGAACGAATGATTGATTAGGCGTTTCCCAAAGCATTTTCATGACCTGCTTTGGTTCGCCCTCATGAATGAGTTGCCCTTTATCCATCATCACAATTTTGTCAGCAACCGCAATAAACTCCTCTAACCGATGCTCGGCAACGACAATGGTAATGCCAAACTCTTCATTCAAACGGAAAAGCATATCGAGTAAATCCCTTGAGCTTACTGGATCCAGCTGGGCTGTTGGTTCGTCTAAAAGTAAAATATCTGGCTGCATCAGTAGAATTGAGGCCAAATTGATTTGTTGCTTTTTCCCACTGGACAGCTCATGCATCTTACGCTCTAACAGCGATTCAGCTCCAAAAAAATGAACCATTTCAGCTACTCGACTTCTCATTTCTGCTGTTTTGAGACCAATATTTTCAAGTCCAAACACAATTTCCTGAAGCACATTTTCCGCAACCACCTGGTTTTCTGGATCCTGAAAAACAAATCCAATTTCACCAGCGGACGCAGTCGAATCTGAAACCAGCTGTCCGTTTACAAGGATATCTCCTGCTAATTGGCCATGTGGTTGGATTTCTTTTTTTATCAAGCGCAGTAATGTGCTTTTTCCACTTCCAGACGACCCAAAAAGCACAATAAATTGGCCTTTTTTTATCTCTAGGGAAACATCCTTAATCGCAGGAGTTGTCGCATCCGGATAGGCAAATGTAAC
The DNA window shown above is from Bacillus sp. T3 and carries:
- a CDS encoding ECF transporter S component; its protein translation is MFSKRAIISFFLSIVAVGLLALTIWWGNGYFFISMGLVLTAILLLLLRFENRKIEVRELVLIAVLAAVAAVGRVPFASLPSVQPTTFVIMTAGLVFGAESGFMIGAVAALASNMFLGQGPWTPWQMLCWGLVGFTAGCLRNTKWMSTLWGKIIFGIAWGFLFGWIMNIWGILSLTQYGNEINLNTVLTYYASSALFDFMHAVSNVFFIIIFGKVWIKNLSRFKRKYGLLE
- a CDS encoding paeninodin family lasso peptide, coding for MKKEWKKPTLEMLNVSMTMSGMGGTAVDGEVKEMLKDGTVGDETFPTHGPIS
- a CDS encoding lasso peptide biosynthesis B2 protein encodes the protein MNIVKKIKTFFGLDMEKRLLFTEAYFYLGWARILKLIPFSKVAPSLGHHMNETTLNYEESNKEKLKKISEAIQIMSRNTFWESQCLVKAIAGMKMLERRQIESTLYLGTARDEDGKMIAHAWLRSGPFFITGAEVMKKFTVVSKFAKSIG
- a CDS encoding nucleotidyltransferase family protein, coding for MHNVSELDFGQLPKELKLQIEIMKCKSSEELNTFGEEWFVNVDWDNFVEIALHHRIYSFIYPKMKKINKKLIPDRIYNIFNSYFQMNTFKMLQLSGEMEEVSKLFMESGIQSIFLKGPVIAKDLYGDISLRTSSDLDVLIPIKDLEKAEQLLFQQGYIKDDYIETVLNDWKWRHHHTTYFHPEKNVKIEIHWRLNPGPSKEPTFIDLWNRRRKSSLTSYPVYFLGKEDLYLFLVAHGARHGWSRLRWLLDIHFISQQKLDWTKVYRLLKENQFLQVGGQALVLSSQLLNTPLLNEMKPLLSVKNSSRLAQEAIFYLENMINLHSDPIPENVAIYHKRHLFSLMSKQQKLLFISSFLFPYPEDAEVLPLPKQLHLLYFPLRPFLWAWRKTKKYV
- a CDS encoding energy-coupling factor transporter ATPase; this encodes MAQIQLKNVTFAYPDATTPAIKDVSLEIKKGQFIVLFGSSGSGKSTLLRLIKKEIQPHGQLAGDILVNGQLVSDSTASAGEIGFVFQDPENQVVAENVLQEIVFGLENIGLKTAEMRSRVAEMVHFFGAESLLERKMHELSSGKKQQINLASILLMQPDILLLDEPTAQLDPVSSRDLLDMLFRLNEEFGITIVVAEHRLEEFIAVADKIVMMDKGQLIHEGEPKQVMKMLWETPNQSFVPSIPAFCLSLEPDEKSDLPPLTVKEGKRWIKQQNVSVQNKSVIESLEARQEDLFRVKNLSFLYNKESDWVLRDLDFTLKKGETYALLGGNGSGKSTVLKMLCGILKPTKGKVALYDKPLKSWHNKELARKIGYLPQNPKLFFIQDSVEKELRDTMNQWGIGDEWEVERLLDTLGIAHLRHQHPYDLSGGELQKAALACLLLRRPEVLLLDEPTKGLDPISKENLAGILQALKSEGVTIVMSTHDIEFAAKQATKCGMMFQGQITSEGTPSQFFKGNFFYTTMIQRLFHQIPGQSIMTLEEAVQLCSARGQ
- a CDS encoding asparagine synthase-related protein yields the protein MSAITGIYHVNGEPVPHEHGNRMMKELQKFPADDVQTWYKDNVFLGCHAQWITPESIGELLPYYDPERRVAITADAIIDNREELFEKLQVKPTDQKLITDSELILLSYLKWGEDSPKFLVGDFAFMIWDEREQKMFGARDFSGTRTLYYFWDNNRFAFSTTMKPLLSLPYIEKQLNEQWIAEFLAIQDMFDTVDTSSTVYKNIYQIPPSHSISLLDGRESFTRYCTFTMEKQLKLKSNEEYEEAFRSIFQTAVNSRLRTYHQVGAHLSGGLDSGSVVSFAAKALYKENKKLHTFSFVPLSDDKVWTPGSRIADESPLIKSTVNYVGNINDHYLDFRGKSSYTEINDWLEILEMPYKFFENSYWLKGIHEVAHRTGVNVLLNGRRGNNSISWGWALEYYSSLLKKMRLIHLYREVHLISKVRKIKKIKVFSSIGKNAFYSFDLNSSKKDDHIFPLMIDSDFANRTNVFEKLLEQNIDYYGNSQSIPYESTRENYFNKLHNWDKNGAVVTKLSLRSSLLERDPTNDLRVIRYCLSVPEEQFVRFGLDRSLIRRATNMYLPDNVRFNGVRGYQAAEVVPRMIPTWDLFIKDLEQLINDPDIFGYLNLKVISSALEKIKSRSKEDYSIDYELIILMRSLIFYRFIKSI
- a CDS encoding aldolase; translated protein: MIEVQKKINYEAFGLNVFSEYPLPELPQYIGKKETADVVIEIGDLSLLWNDLDAKPERYLMVGNSLIFQIPSVATFYIQEGKKITVSPLMGSDEDEIRLYILGTCMGAILMQRRVLPLHGSAVAVDGKAYAFIGDSGVGKSTLASAFLENGYELISDDLIPVSISSDNIPFIFPAYPQQKLWQESLDEFGKESSKYRHVYKRETKYAIPVRSKFAKVSLPLSGIFELVKTEGENIEIHPINGLERLLMLNLNTYRNTLIARLGLTDWHFNTITGIAKQVETFQLKRPNSRFTAYQLVERILLQLKKGK
- a CDS encoding ABC transporter ATP-binding protein — encoded protein: MRNIIYFTKQIHSFSGKILYLNLFGMMLISISEGIGIFLLIPLIRLSGIINIPIEEDSPISDIYHIFKGIPENISLFIILTIYVLLMIGHALFQRNQMILNGKIQQEYMRYLRDELYKALIQANWKFFLQKRKSDLINSMTTELSRVAGGTFLCLQFISSLVFTFIQIGIAFWLSFEMTIAVLIFGLALIIFSRTFISKSKTIGNKSVELSKQYLAGITDHFNGIKEIKSNSLEQNHFNWVHTIGIEIEQNVMELVKVNTTSKFISKVVSSFLIAGFVFISIKMFQAQSAELMLILVIFSRLWPRVSSIQSNLEQLGTLIPSFKNILDLQNECKTEKEINDEYYRNVTPIFIEEGLEFKNVSFRYDQNQFSYALEKINLNITVNHMTAIVGPSGAGKSTLIDIIMGLNQPEKGELLVDGIPLTNGNLLSLRRSISYVPQDPFLFNATIRENLLMIEPNACDEKLWESLEFSSAADFVRNLPHGLDTLIGDRGVRLSGGERQRLVLARAILRKPSVLILDEATSALDSENESKIQTALEKLKGKMTIIVIAHRLSTIKNADQVIVLDNGKIIQKGDFLELALNKKGLFNNLLEKQMNAI
- a CDS encoding lasso peptide biosynthesis PqqD family chaperone, producing the protein MIKTQNIHLVNNIFQKKGLIVSDMGEEKVILSVKNGKYYNLGEMGGEIWDLIEEPTPVKKVIEKLMSDYHVEQHECEEEVLLFLESLLKEQLIEIGKEQ